One Corynebacterium tuberculostearicum DNA window includes the following coding sequences:
- the clpS gene encoding ATP-dependent Clp protease adapter ClpS: MKAQFPVVRMSSPMATPELDEELDVDVATSENLPWMCIVWDDPVNLMSYVSYVFQTVLGYDKKRANELMMQVHTEGKAAVSSGERDKIEADVKKLQIAGLWATMQQAG, from the coding sequence ATGAAGGCGCAATTTCCTGTAGTCCGGATGAGCTCTCCGATGGCTACGCCCGAATTGGATGAAGAACTCGACGTAGACGTAGCCACGAGCGAGAACCTGCCGTGGATGTGCATCGTGTGGGATGACCCCGTCAACTTGATGAGCTACGTGTCCTATGTATTCCAAACAGTGTTGGGCTATGACAAGAAGCGGGCCAATGAACTCATGATGCAGGTCCACACCGAGGGTAAAGCCGCCGTGTCCAGCGGCGAGCGCGACAAGATTGAAGCGGACGTGAAAAAGCTCCAGATCGCCGGTCTGTGGGCAACGATGCAGCAGGCAGGTTAA
- a CDS encoding DUF2017 domain-containing protein: MQPWKKKKSLMRAPKITAVFEPMEREVLGDLTATVSEAIIKRAQSAPKDELAEMLDMPTGHTEAPDDPSLARLFPDFEMPADEEYEGDASLLRSLHENDIARAKLENLQVIGSALGPTGGVEVTINEQEAQAFVAGLNDLRLFVAAGDVADDNLMSDRDSLVEWLAFCQDSLLQVLMD, translated from the coding sequence ATGCAACCGTGGAAGAAAAAGAAGTCCCTCATGCGCGCGCCGAAGATCACGGCCGTATTTGAGCCGATGGAGCGCGAGGTCCTGGGCGATCTCACCGCCACCGTCTCTGAGGCGATCATTAAGCGCGCCCAGTCCGCGCCCAAGGACGAGCTGGCGGAAATGCTGGACATGCCCACCGGCCACACCGAGGCCCCGGACGATCCCTCGCTGGCGCGCCTCTTCCCGGACTTTGAAATGCCCGCCGATGAGGAATATGAAGGCGATGCGTCGTTGCTGCGTTCCCTGCATGAAAACGACATTGCGCGCGCCAAGCTGGAAAACCTGCAGGTGATTGGCTCTGCCCTCGGACCTACCGGTGGGGTAGAGGTCACCATCAACGAACAAGAGGCCCAGGCCTTCGTCGCTGGCCTCAACGACCTCCGCCTCTTTGTCGCGGCGGGCGATGTGGCCGATGACAACCTGATGTCTGACCGCGATAGCCTCGTGGAGTGGCTGGCTTTTTGCCAGGATTCGCTGCTGCAGGTGTTGATGGACTAA
- a CDS encoding P1 family peptidase, which yields MPDGMSIGHYSGTDTGVTVLYCGPGGALGSVDVRGGGPGTRETDLLQPHNTVERVHAVVLAGGSAFGLAAADGVMNELAEQGIGFPVFGEDKPGPRVPIVPGAVIFDLLVGPSRPGPEEGAAALRAAFTGSDESMGSVGAGVGATAGKLRGGFGLATRRVGDYEVSAAMVANPVGEVIEPQSGRLYGAPGRTPVNAAAYRALPHPAESKLNTTIGAVLTDAPVTTAQAQRLAMTAHDGIARAVRPAHSPLDGDTIFALSTAERPAELSTQVITQLCAAAADAVEEAIVNAVTAADPGLGLSAYRDLLD from the coding sequence ATGCCGGACGGCATGAGCATCGGGCACTATAGCGGCACCGATACCGGAGTCACAGTGCTCTACTGCGGGCCGGGCGGAGCGCTCGGCAGCGTCGATGTGCGCGGCGGCGGCCCAGGCACCCGCGAAACGGACCTTTTACAGCCGCACAATACGGTCGAGCGCGTCCACGCCGTGGTGTTAGCAGGCGGCTCCGCCTTTGGCTTGGCCGCTGCCGACGGCGTGATGAATGAGCTGGCAGAGCAAGGGATCGGCTTTCCCGTCTTCGGGGAGGACAAGCCTGGGCCGCGCGTGCCTATCGTTCCCGGCGCCGTGATTTTTGATCTGCTGGTCGGGCCTTCCCGTCCCGGTCCGGAGGAAGGCGCAGCCGCGCTGCGAGCCGCATTCACGGGCAGCGACGAATCCATGGGGTCGGTGGGAGCCGGCGTGGGTGCTACTGCTGGCAAACTGCGCGGCGGCTTCGGGCTGGCCACGCGCCGGGTGGGTGACTACGAGGTCAGCGCCGCGATGGTTGCCAACCCCGTGGGCGAGGTCATCGAGCCGCAGTCCGGCCGGCTGTACGGCGCGCCGGGGCGCACCCCGGTCAATGCTGCCGCCTACCGCGCCTTGCCGCACCCAGCGGAGTCCAAGCTCAATACCACCATTGGCGCCGTGCTTACCGACGCCCCCGTTACCACCGCCCAAGCCCAGCGCCTGGCCATGACTGCCCACGACGGCATCGCCCGCGCTGTACGCCCTGCGCATTCGCCGCTGGATGGGGACACGATTTTCGCCTTGTCCACTGCCGAGCGCCCGGCCGAACTGAGCACGCAGGTGATAACCCAGCTGTGCGCCGCGGCCGCCGACGC